One Bombus pyrosoma isolate SC7728 linkage group LG11, ASM1482585v1, whole genome shotgun sequence DNA segment encodes these proteins:
- the LOC122573010 gene encoding RING finger protein 121 isoform X1: MHSHVIPNKSEDEMTVEEKWMVQHVKMHEQHKGHEEMHVEMLLILFGTLLVAQIILVEWKKIHYKSYQFVTLIAMWIIPFGLSLKNHWWRFIFLWLVTSCITGLVVRKAVQKPIAGTTPRLVYKWFLFIYKLSYMLGIISYVIMLATFFGLHLVFEVKPQIWMDCGLLLLFYGLYFGVLGRDVAEICADKMASHIGYYVPGHMPTRTLEPGVCAVCGNRLLVSENEPGVIENTYKLSCEHVFHEFCIRGWCIVGKKQTCPYCKEKVDLKKMFYNPWERPHVLYGQLLDWIRWLVAWQPLILFLVQGINWGLGLELPEDTDNGNVNTTKLGIDIR, from the exons ATGCATTCACACGTAATCCCAAATAAG agTGAAGATGAGATGACAGTAGAAGAGAAATGGAT GGTGCAACATGTAAAAATGCACGAACAACATAAAGGGCATGAAGAAATGCATGTAGAAATGCTgcttattttatttggaacTTTGTTAGTAGCACAAATTATATTAGttgaatggaagaaaatacacTATAAGTCATATCag tttGTTACTTTAATTGCTATGTGGATAATTCCATTTGGAttaagtttaaaaaatcattggtggagatttatatttctctgGTTAGTAACGTCTTGCATAACAGGATTAGTGGTAAGGAAGGCTGTTCAAAAACCTATAGCAGGTACAACACCAAG ATTGGTGTATAAatggtttctttttatttataaattaagttATATGTTGGGCATAATAAGTTATGTTATAATGTTAGCCACATTTTTTGGTTTACATCTTGTATTTGAGGTTAAGCCACAAATATGGATGGATTGTGGTttacttttgttattttatggTCTTTATTTTGGAGTATTAGGAAGAGATGTTGCAGAAATATGTGCAGATAAAATGGCATCACATATCGGG TATTATGTACCAGGCCATATGCCAACAAGAACTTTAGAACCTGGTGTGTGTGCAGTATGTGGAAATAGACTTTTAGTGTCAGAAAATGAACCTGGTGTTATTGAAAACACATACAAACTTAGTTGTGAACACGTGTTTCACGAATTTTGTATCAGAGGATGGTGCATTGTaggaaaaaaacaaacatgtccatattgtaaagaaaaagttgatctcaagaaaatgttttacaatcC ATGGGAACGACCTCATGTTTTGTATGGTCAACTACTAGACTGGATCAGGTGGTTAGTTGCTTGGCAAccattaattttgtttctcgttcAAGGTATCAATTGGGGCCTAGGCCTCGA ACTGCCGGAAGATACAGACAACGGAAATGTGAATACGACGAAACTAGggatcgatatacgttaa
- the LOC122573010 gene encoding RING finger protein 121 isoform X2, with protein sequence MHSHVIPNKSEDEMTVEEKWMVQHVKMHEQHKGHEEMHVEMLLILFGTLLVAQIILVEWKKIHYKSYQFVTLIAMWIIPFGLSLKNHWWRFIFLWLVTSCITGLVVRKAVQKPIAGTTPRLVYKWFLFIYKLSYMLGIISYVIMLATFFGLHLVFEVKPQIWMDCGLLLLFYGLYFGVLGRDVAEICADKMASHIGYYVPGHMPTRTLEPGVCAVCGNRLLVSENEPGVIENTYKLSCEHVFHEFCIRGWCIVGKKQTCPYCKEKVDLKKMFYNPWERPHVLYGQLLDWIRWLVAWQPLILFLVQGINWGLGLE encoded by the exons ATGCATTCACACGTAATCCCAAATAAG agTGAAGATGAGATGACAGTAGAAGAGAAATGGAT GGTGCAACATGTAAAAATGCACGAACAACATAAAGGGCATGAAGAAATGCATGTAGAAATGCTgcttattttatttggaacTTTGTTAGTAGCACAAATTATATTAGttgaatggaagaaaatacacTATAAGTCATATCag tttGTTACTTTAATTGCTATGTGGATAATTCCATTTGGAttaagtttaaaaaatcattggtggagatttatatttctctgGTTAGTAACGTCTTGCATAACAGGATTAGTGGTAAGGAAGGCTGTTCAAAAACCTATAGCAGGTACAACACCAAG ATTGGTGTATAAatggtttctttttatttataaattaagttATATGTTGGGCATAATAAGTTATGTTATAATGTTAGCCACATTTTTTGGTTTACATCTTGTATTTGAGGTTAAGCCACAAATATGGATGGATTGTGGTttacttttgttattttatggTCTTTATTTTGGAGTATTAGGAAGAGATGTTGCAGAAATATGTGCAGATAAAATGGCATCACATATCGGG TATTATGTACCAGGCCATATGCCAACAAGAACTTTAGAACCTGGTGTGTGTGCAGTATGTGGAAATAGACTTTTAGTGTCAGAAAATGAACCTGGTGTTATTGAAAACACATACAAACTTAGTTGTGAACACGTGTTTCACGAATTTTGTATCAGAGGATGGTGCATTGTaggaaaaaaacaaacatgtccatattgtaaagaaaaagttgatctcaagaaaatgttttacaatcC ATGGGAACGACCTCATGTTTTGTATGGTCAACTACTAGACTGGATCAGGTGGTTAGTTGCTTGGCAAccattaattttgtttctcgttcAAGGTATCAATTGGGGCCTAGGCCTCGAGTAA